The following proteins are encoded in a genomic region of Montipora foliosa isolate CH-2021 chromosome 10, ASM3666993v2, whole genome shotgun sequence:
- the LOC137973129 gene encoding uncharacterized protein: protein MANAEGFVHLANGAKCIQCDNSDASKFRHYYDGDELLGTFCVKCECEYLKETLLVSPRQENCLDLGKEHFYKKTVAIDTTDSSVHMVHPTRTEITNLSLCADYLKPGDHIAWKRPYVIWHHALVTAVDTERNKVRVIHWSSEKGEGAQITEELVDLKKERGNLYRMDYNEEVITENPPRLVLARARSRLGDKGYHLFRDNCESFATFCKKGVVKSQQVRWLWKSMRDQLKRALGSLTGKLCQLQRAAISPSVEVSTAETIERIANNCQWIGFGLVVAIEGAMTIIDIKKLYKERKNGNLTRKVFIEEVTARVTEAIFAGGLAALGGLVAGPAGIFVGIIGGTCGKLVGSWLGPYIGRAITRFIKTNDKAVKDITELQTGDHIVSYRHFAHPRHHCIVLWHDGISKVNVIHNTYHDGVKQEWISFVHPVYKVIYDEKDCHSDDEVLARAVSKLGESSYDLITYNCKHFAAWCKKR, encoded by the coding sequence ATGGCAAATGCGGAAGGATTTGTCCATCTTGCTAATGGCGCCAAATGCATTCAGTGTGACAACAGCGATGCATCAAAATTTCGGCATTACTACGATGGTGATGAGCTCCTGGGAACGTTTTGTGTTAAGTGTGAATGTGAATACTTGAAAGAAACTTTACTCGTATCACCCCGTCAAGAGAACTGCCTTGACCTCGGGAAGGAACATTTTTACAAGAAGACGGTAGCTATTGACACGACGGATAGCAGTGTTCACATGGTACATCCAACCAGAACAGAGATAACCAATCTAAGTCTGTGTGCAGATTACCTCAAACCTGGGGACCACATCGCGTGGAAAAGGCCATACGTGATATGGCATCATGCACTGGTCACAGCTGTAGACACTGAAAGGAACAAAGTTCGAGTGATTCACTGGAGTAGTGAAAAGGGAGAAGGGGCGCAAATTACAGAGGAGCTGGTTGACTTGAAAAAAGAACGTGGGAATCTCTACCGTATGGATTACAACGAAGAAGTAATAACGGAGAATCCGCCTCGCCTTGTTTTAGCCAGAGCTCGTTCACGACTCGGTGACAAAGGCTACCACCTCTTTAGAGATAACTGCGAATCGTTTGCTACATTTTGTAAAAAGGGAGTGGTAAAAAGTCAACAGGTTCGCTGGCTATGGAAAAGCATGCGTGATCAATTAAAGAGAGCTCTCGGCTCGCTTACCGGGAAATTATGCCAGCTCCAACGGGCAGCCATCTCTCCAAGTGTTGAGGTGAGTACCGCAGAAACAATAGAGAGAATAGCTAACAACTGCCAATGGATTGGTTTTGGTCTTGTGGTTGCCATCGAAGGTGCAATGACGATCATCGACATCAAAAAGTtgtacaaagaaagaaaaaatggcaATCTAACAAGAAAAGTTTTCATTGAGGAAGTCACAGCACGAGTCACCGAGGCGATATTTGCCGGTGGACTGGCGGCACTTGGTGGTTTGGTGGCTGGACCAGCTGGCATCTTTGTGGGGATAATTGGTGGAACTTGTGGAAAACTTGTTGGTTCCTGGCTTGGACCTTACATTGGTCGAGCAATAACGAGGTTCATAAAGACAAATGACAAAGCAGTAAAAGACATCACAGAGTTGCAAACTGGAGACCATATAGTTTCGTACCGCCACTTTGCTCATCCAAGGCATCATTGCATCGTTCTATGGCACGACGGAATATCCAAAGTCAATGTTATACACAACACTTATCATGACGGCGTAAAACAAGAATGGATAAGCTTTGTCCATCCAGTGTACAAAGTCATCTACGACGAAAAGGACTGTCATTCTGACGATGAAGTTTTGGCAAGAGCTGTTTCTAAGCTTGGAGAAAGCTCTTACGATTTGATAACCTACAACTGCAAACATTTTGCCGCATGGTGCAAGAaacgctaa
- the LOC137974396 gene encoding uncharacterized protein: MSRNHRKLSRSLEERNILASTTRASQISQNDNELKQKLDAINTSYKLSNKRIMNEKRELREILYGLQSELNFSKEMKGVYTPSLLDRRRRGRVRRTTVSSVPSEDRKDVDFERDQEGRGKERKLEDSEMESVTVGLKSASHSDDVKNMEEKPCGKKETTQDAELEKLQVNTSHVFIQEITRADNEQHETKSEDLKTKQNFRLEENTKKTWESESDKHRSNRRVVETGKGRSVVEHPEGRKKSSTESSHSFSRAFRGRFVTDNDTTSTTSTRKTSRTQQISDGNREVGIHRPSIGEESVTVPSVPKQRKISLNVPPYPGQRKDVHNRGGSPMCGHLVRPQANDSSALDSLPENLGGRRISVAHGRVRKTSRTTGLPPLKEEINKQQESLLESWSDLAKCRYLRKEQNEISIDDIFRKE; encoded by the coding sequence ATGAGCAGAAATCATAGGAAATTATCGAGATCCTTAGAGGAGCGCAACATCCTCGCGTCTACCACGCGCGCATCGCAAATCTCTCAAAATGACAACGAACTTAAGCAAAAATTAGACGCAATCAACACCTCTTACAAGCTGTCAAACAAACGGATTATGAACGAAAAACGCGAActgagagaaattttgtatgGCTTGCAGAGCGAGCTCAATTTCTCCAAGGAAATGAAGGGCGTGTATACGCCGTCGTTGTTGGATAGACGGCGCCGTGGACGCGTTAGACGAACTACAGTTAGCTCAGTGCCTTCAGAAGACAGGAAAGACGTTGATTTTGAGAGAGATCAAGAGGGAcgcggaaaggaaagaaaattagAAGATAGTGAAATGGAAAGTGTTACAGTAGGTTTGAAGTCTGCTTCTCATTCTGATGACGTGAAGAACATGGAAGAAAAGCCTTGcgggaaaaaagaaacaacgcAAGATGCTGAATTGGAAAAGCTTCAAGTCAATACGAGCCACGTGTTTATACAAGAGATAACAAGGGCCGACAATGAGCAACACGAGACGAAGTCAGAAGACTTAAAAACCAAACAGAATTTCCGTCTTgaagaaaatacaaagaaaacatgGGAAAGTGAAAGTGATAAACACAGGTCAAACCGCCGCGTAGTTGAAACGGGAAAGGGCAGATCTGTTGTTGAACATCCGGAAGGAAGAAAAAAGTCGTCCACAGAAAGTTCACATTCCTTTTCACGAGCCTTCCGAGGCAGGTTCGTAACCGACAACGACACCACTTCAACTACGTCGACACGTAAAACATCCCGAACCCAGCAAATCTCAGATGGAAATCGAGAGGTCGGAATACATCGGCCGAGCATCGGCGAGGAGTCAGTAACTGTTCCATCAGTTCcgaaacaacgaaaaattagccTTAATGTTCCGCCGTATCCGGGGCAACGAAAAGATGTTCACAACCGAGGGGGAAGCCCTATGTGCGGACATCTTGTAAGGCCTCAAGCGAATGATTCAAGCGCTTTGGATTCGCTACCAGAAAACCTTGGCGGTCGGAGAATAAGCGTTGCTCATGGAAGGGTGCGAAAGACTTCTAGGACGACTGGACTTCCTCCATTGAAAGAAGAGATTAACAAGCAACAAGAATCGCTCTTGGAAAGTTGGAGCGATTTGGCAAAATGTAGatatttgagaaaggaacaaaatgagATCAGCATCGATGATATATTTCGCAAAGAATAG